The Polaribacter sp. KT25b genome contains the following window.
TGCTTCTAGTACCCTATATAGTAAATAAGCCGTTTCAATAATAGCATCTCCAGCATTAGTAGTTAGTGTTGCTGTGGCTACACCTGTATCCTGATCAAAAACTGTTGAAACAACAGACGGAACAATATCTTGATGTTCTAATGGATCACCATTATAATCTGGATTAAATAGCGGTACTCTTGCATTGTTCTCTGCTAAAAGAGTCTCTAATTTTAGAATCATTTCATTTTTAAGCGATGCATCCATCGTATCTATCACATCAAACATTTCTTCTATATCATTATCAGATCCATCGTCATTATATAGTTTAAAAGCTTGATAATAATCTCCTTTATCATAAATCTTATACAATTTATAATTTCCACTTCTAATAGCTGACGTTGCTTTTTCATCTTGTCCATGTGGAAAGTGCCAGAAAAGATCAGTTCTTACTTCGTCATCATTATTTTTTATTTCTGTTTCAGCTCCTCTTAAAAAAGGAAACAAACTAACACCATCTAAATTATTTAACACACTTTCATCAAGAATGGCATCAGCTCCTGTCATTTCCATGATTGTAGGATAGAAATCTAAATGAGAAACCATGTTATCATATAATTTATTTTCTACAATACCAGGTCCCGTAATCACAAGTGGAGTACGCAAACCACCTTCTTTGGTATTTGTTTTCCCTAAATCTAAAGGATAGTTATCTGTAATAATTTCTTTCCCATGAATTTCTGCACCTCCATTATCTGACGCGAATATAATATAGGTAGTTTCAAATAATTTTTTTCCTGGATTTCTTGGGTCATCAGTCTCTTTTAAATAATCCACAACTCTCCCTAAACTCCAATCTAAACTAGCAATCATTGCTCCATAATATGGATTTGTTTGCCCTGGCGTTGTAATATCTGCATCCGTTGTTGGCAGAGGAATTCCTAATTTATCACAATAATATTGTAGTAATGCTAAATCTCTTGTTTGTATTGGTGAATGCACCAACCAATGCGCCATATATAGAAAAAAAGGTTCTTCTTTATTATCTTCCATAAAATCTAATGCAAGCTCTGTTACGGCATCATAAGGTCTTCCATCTTCATCTAATCGATAAGGATCATCTTCTGCATCAGTAGCAAAGTCAACAGACCTGTCACCCATAGATCTGGTAATTCCTCTATCAGTATCTTGGTAATCAAACCCTTGATCTACAGCTTCTGGATAAATATTGTGATTAGCTGCCATATGCCATTTACCAATATGACCAGATACATATCCTGAAGGTTTCAAGGCTTCAGCTATGGTAACTTCATCTACTTGTAATCTACCAGGGAAATACGATATTATAGTTTTATTTGTAGCTTTCCCTTCAGGTATCTGACCTCCAGCTACATGAGTCATTTTATTTTTAAGAGGCATTCTACCACTCATGGTACCTCCTCTTGATGGCGAACAACTAGGTGCTGAAGCATAGGCTTGTGAAAAATTAGCGCCACTTTCTGCCAATGCTAACATATTTGGTGTTTCCCAAGGAACAACAGTACCAACATCATTTAACTGAGTATCTTGCCAACCTAAGTCGTCTGCGTAAATAAAAACAATATTGGGCTTCACTAATTCTTGCCCATTAAGAGAAAAAATTGAGATCAACAAAAAGAAATATAAAATTGAGTTTTTCATTATTTATGTTTTATTATGGTTGACACAAAAATAAAAGGATCTTCGATAATCAATTTGCTCTAAACAATCAATTATTTACGCTATGATTACAATTACCTTTTAATGTGTAAAATAATTATTCGATACTGTTTGATTAATTTATTTTGTTATTATTATTTTTCGTGTTAAACTTTGATTATTACTGTTAGTAAGTTTAACAAAATACATTCCTGATTTTAATGTAGACAAATCTAATTGTGTTATTAAAGCTCCATCATCCCATAACTTTTCTAATACTTTTGTTCCTGTAACAGACACAACAATTATGTTTGAGATACCAGTTGCAGTCTTTGTAATGGTTAACGCATCAACCACCGGATTGGGATACAAGTTAATTTGAGGTAAATTGGATTTGGAATTAATATAATCATCAGTTGATGAAAGAGTTTTGTCGATTTCTCCAACAAGATAAGCCCCTTCAGGTCTTACATAAGGCTCATAATCCGGCACAGGATTAGATAAAAGTCTGTCATTAATTGTTTTCATAATTACCATTTCGTCATCCTTAATATGTCCAGCATCAACACCATTATTATTATTATTAGATATCGTATTGGCAAAAGTAACACCAGCTTTAGCATCGATAAGAATTTTAGAAAACCTGTATGCATCTTCTATCCCGAATATTAAATTTGCACTAGAAACATGCCATTTGTCTCTAATAGGAAACCATGCATGTTTTAGTACTTGTTTTTTTTCATACACTGACCAAGGATTACCAACCATAGCAGGGATTGTAAACTCTTCGTATCCCCATGAATTTGGAGGAGCACCACCACCTAGTGCAGATACATGTCCTCTTGTAAAATCTGAATAAGAGTTATTTCCTCTAAAGTTTGAGACATTATAGTCTCTATCGTCTTCATCATCAACTCCATCAGAATCAACCACAACTGGTTCTCCTTCTATATAATGTAAATGTCCAAATTCAGAAACTGACATAGCAGCTCCAGGATCGGCATCTTTAAACATTTGAACAAAATCTTCTAAATACCCATCGTCGCGAAGCGAAGTTGTAGTATCGAACCAATATCCATCGGCATATTCTGCTACTGCAGGAATAAACCCTTGGACTAAATTTTTGTAAGCTAAATATTCATTTCCATCAAACTTTGTTGTGTAATAATTTACCCAAGCAGCTTGTGTTTCATCACTTGCTCTGTCTAAATAATTTGTAGAAATGTACAAAATAATCTTCTTTCCAGAATTTTTTAGTGTTTGTAGAACTTCAAACATTATTTCTTGATTCTCAGCACTAGGTATTAAACTTTCATGTATTTCAGTAGCTACATCTACATTTGTATTATCTCTGATAGTAAAATAGTGTGAATGTGCAAAATAAGAAAGATTTGTAATCACATGTCCTAAAGCAGGAAGTTCTGTTACTAGCTCATTTACACCTCCTATTGGGTCATGTCCTGTTGCTATTTCTTCATCTAATCTTTCTCCACCAAAAACAGGAAATGTGCCTCCCCATGAACCTGCTAACCATGCCGCTGGATGATTTACTGTTGTTGCAGTTTGATCTGTTGATCCATATATTTCATCAAAATAATAACTCATAGCTGGTTCTTCTATACTACCGTTAGCTAAACCAATTATCATAAGGTCATACCCTCCAACATCTAGTACATTTTGTGGAATAGCAACATCTTGAAAATGAAAGGTAAAAGTTTCCCATTCTTGCCCAACTGTGAATTTCAATTGCTCATAAACACGTCCTCCTGCATCAGAACTTTGAAAAAACACTCTAAGTTTTGAGTTGT
Protein-coding sequences here:
- a CDS encoding sulfatase-like hydrolase/transferase → MKNSILYFFLLISIFSLNGQELVKPNIVFIYADDLGWQDTQLNDVGTVVPWETPNMLALAESGANFSQAYASAPSCSPSRGGTMSGRMPLKNKMTHVAGGQIPEGKATNKTIISYFPGRLQVDEVTIAEALKPSGYVSGHIGKWHMAANHNIYPEAVDQGFDYQDTDRGITRSMGDRSVDFATDAEDDPYRLDEDGRPYDAVTELALDFMEDNKEEPFFLYMAHWLVHSPIQTRDLALLQYYCDKLGIPLPTTDADITTPGQTNPYYGAMIASLDWSLGRVVDYLKETDDPRNPGKKLFETTYIIFASDNGGAEIHGKEIITDNYPLDLGKTNTKEGGLRTPLVITGPGIVENKLYDNMVSHLDFYPTIMEMTGADAILDESVLNNLDGVSLFPFLRGAETEIKNNDDEVRTDLFWHFPHGQDEKATSAIRSGNYKLYKIYDKGDYYQAFKLYNDDGSDNDIEEMFDVIDTMDASLKNEMILKLETLLAENNARVPLFNPDYNGDPLEHQDIVPSVVSTVFDQDTGVATATLTTNAGDAIIETAYLLYRVLEADSKEIEWFEISATVNGNVITAEVPEEATGVIFTLEDENNFLVKSEEISIFNPHKITLATSIGEQPFKVVDEYAELIGNTTVGGTAYLQARTVEGGDGAKFYVKAPADVASITCDKITLGIISQAGDTVNVDIIIDGETQNFTYTSTNNNTPELFEFDTPVTFTQSSKEVQVITTSLSNSEGLAPRVRFVNLFFNVLGATEPLHEITLNSSDLEQTFTAVDNYSELIGGTAAGSDIYLQMRTEIDPADNLEGDGAKFLVKSTEGYQSILNKVTFAVKSQKNDIVDVAITINGETQQQATYTSGGNNEGNNFEFVFNTPLTLADDEATEIKFVTTGLSNSGEDVVGRLRLQDVILHVSEFTLGIDDVNKESNERLSLYPNPVKNTFSLTKEVASGILYNVYGAIAYKFENANKDIDISNLKSGIYLLKVICKDGNRKHIKLLKE
- a CDS encoding T9SS type A sorting domain-containing protein, translating into MIKKITFLIVFLFSVQISNAQFLWLEDETNTRKIEFTAEEDVPTNLTGNFPNPHTSGINTHTIVSKYNRPEGTNDFLSFNLFNYVTDLTDYTVTLKAYIDIPTDELTTNNSKLRVFFQSSDAGGRVYEQLKFTVGQEWETFTFHFQDVAIPQNVLDVGGYDLMIIGLANGSIEEPAMSYYFDEIYGSTDQTATTVNHPAAWLAGSWGGTFPVFGGERLDEEIATGHDPIGGVNELVTELPALGHVITNLSYFAHSHYFTIRDNTNVDVATEIHESLIPSAENQEIMFEVLQTLKNSGKKIILYISTNYLDRASDETQAAWVNYYTTKFDGNEYLAYKNLVQGFIPAVAEYADGYWFDTTTSLRDDGYLEDFVQMFKDADPGAAMSVSEFGHLHYIEGEPVVVDSDGVDDEDDRDYNVSNFRGNNSYSDFTRGHVSALGGGAPPNSWGYEEFTIPAMVGNPWSVYEKKQVLKHAWFPIRDKWHVSSANLIFGIEDAYRFSKILIDAKAGVTFANTISNNNNNGVDAGHIKDDEMVIMKTINDRLLSNPVPDYEPYVRPEGAYLVGEIDKTLSSTDDYINSKSNLPQINLYPNPVVDALTITKTATGISNIIVVSVTGTKVLEKLWDDGALITQLDLSTLKSGMYFVKLTNSNNQSLTRKIIITK